A genomic segment from Daphnia pulex isolate KAP4 chromosome 5, ASM2113471v1 encodes:
- the LOC124194478 gene encoding protein capicua homolog isoform X2 gives MQQRRVETRSRKQEHSAAGKGLISHKGQSVGGSSADVVARLLVPPPPPPSQTVYPAGTCSAIIDECRTAVAMSNQHESAVVARRVPKKRKFDPAEYEQSADRTSPRHYNHSSQVPAAVAAGSSSVISSSVVVATIPAALTTASSSSPPVLLPRVATPPAAHVDLNEWRCHRVLAKSGSRYLTGVIRSGHGHSDVLVQLDGHEQPTLYSDVTRAGKFDVVSDASPSPSQLTLGARVCLRVDDHPQLSVFVEGVICQISSKPIQYLVRTIGQNPDVERWITRPSLRLLQPPWWEELENGPEPSSTPVPIPPPATETYQPDPAVVVNRVDYHHHHQQQQHADSYHSSRPPSTGPPVEVHLEAIHPNTDALVVTTTQSAHSSGSEELLPSQAAGRPAFHEYDYGGESDEDLKREDITFHSESGYTVAGRSLSLTPGALADGVGGGIDGKFSGSSGSKRSSMQSRGSSCSILDPSPGGSLTPRSQPTTPSPFPGARSLTGTPQKYKKGDVVAGPSGIRKKFNGKQWRRLCSKEGCNKESQRRGYCSRHLSIKGKSLRSSGGAGASSSSLGGLTFPSGGNKAFTKDGQEMDWEETLSRDSVEPSPSGSYSTSNSTPTAESGLQRSLRIGGGALIAGSSGGRDGLSLEETEAANMLVSLSNSRSTTPATHYGLATDLSSTSRLLQSPPNSHVLTVGMRHNLFLPISQPTATSTAALSTSMGFHRSQLGSYSHCKEQPIIRPVGHSTPRAIIPSLASYHHHHPLHQHPGVIRPESQRPGLIPASSTTTSVIRISPTTQHMAQQQHPVSFTPPIVASQAQSNQSPSSYPLNLQQQHQHQSFHHNMMDGSSTTSPGQYQQQTGEEAAKLWYRQKHQSGQQQGGPPLLHQALTGNAHSHQQQQQRSSTLTVIQTGHNQQGGLSTSSGVLIAPSNVPLNLHVGKSNAALHQPSSGGQSSYSIISLVQPESSTPAHHHQQSNHQQQHVGAEDHFQATAIRPAPLYYLIPSKSLVDNPPPSSSAHVSVRSNNGNNQNEEEDGRPGIIKSSALKGASKKERSASPAAVNQQQQQWWSQQQQQNPARNGLNSTRVGGVSAFQSVSAEKPGHNEMGPHKREENGLKPSLDSSSTTAAAAAAPLVNLENGGGGGRVASRESVGERRRSSVTQDLTEYTYSVAGEPDAEVADDDDVFEMEAAGGGGGEPVAPGNSSGGGGGGGVGGTLSEAKRRTQSLGSLTGEPKSPRKAKEKDHVRRPMNAFMIFSKRHRALVHQRHPNQDNRTVSKILGEWWYSLGPQEKQKYHDLAFQVKEAHFKAHPEWKWCSKDRRKSGSTSSSKGDSKEPRGTLGSTGDLSAEEPKVDPPVVPQSHLSSVMGPPSAESTLNLNGHQTKANKLRRQALSEDLSDDDRMVICEETAEPTGPEIDLQCREHVVSDTESEAENQCDVPTSTPSLMQREPAVFPQQPFGSPSSMGPNNSEVTHRPKAIKAKPAPLFEGDPRPVASDLFTGAPSGPVGPQIFHPTGGAFKSMPSPKVTFHPSFEFPKSSPKDAKEDGKRWPGSVPSSPVTKEDPTIETKRPKTPPHSSSGIYPTLGPYFGQYDNMMHSPFYRPGPSNVSHGLPISSGYAQSTMVIPSGPSYTSMSNKHQLQAGFYPPPHALSVRPTTSQHEQTYVSAAAQQNQQNHVTPTWSLKPSVIVSKAPSSGPTSSGNHSLPPAGSISNGTPIRPPSREPIPTSSSAPPCYTVMNMKSGTLCGTLTPVTLNDLSRPARIKAVTATIPVASEMEYAQPASSPNTSHNNSNSSASRQSSTPSTPSTPGVLTHPSDPPGLMPPPELPKFVLAPTPAQLGRAPFQRRQSSTQPLSPSGSSSHSGEEEPISPGGGFGSAPLCSPTVGSAVVSGGFTIPTSTPSTPSVPPSPSQHSAQQAAAKKNMFKRTKDDGMDKVLEQVNFDEKFSHLPEFNPADCQSPSALSLPSSPRVFVQNYRRKRVASTTEEEGDSDVSNTSATPQSGAVVGHKFFGPDFSLDAFKAEGNEGDVCLSPGTPKTPATGKESAEKNFSSLRRILDQRRQLVIQLFQEHGFFPSTQATSLFQALHHDTFPTKQCLQLKIREVRQKMMAQTTTTTTPASGNNVAPPNVSGGNNNNASGFSGGGGGSNEVIDGEGSETIDLAQAADAGC, from the exons ATGCAACAGAGGAGAGTGGAGACCAGATCACGGAAGCAGGAGCATTCGGCCGCCGGCAAGGGTCTTATTAGCCATAAGGGTCAATCAGTGGGCGGCTCGTCGGCTGACGTTGTCGCCCGTCTTCTagtgccaccaccaccaccccccagTCAGACAGTGTACCCGGCTGGGACTTGCAGTGCAATAATCGACGAGTGCAGAACCGCCGTCGCCATGTCCAACCAACACGAGTCAGCGGTCGTAGCCCGTCGCGTGCCCAAAAAGCGAAAATTCGATCCGGCCGAATACGAACAATCGGCTGATCGGACGTCGCCTCGCCATTACAACCATTCTTCCCAAGtgccagcagcagtagcagcggGATCGAGCTCGGTGATCTCATCGTCTGTAGTAGTAGCCACCATCCCAGCAGCTTTGacgacggccagcagcagcagtcctcCCGTTCTTCTTCCTCGAGTCGCTACTCCTCCAGCGGCTCACGTCGATCTCAACGAATGGCGCTGCCATCGTGTCCTGGCTAAATCTGGCAGTCGCTACTTGACGGGAGTCATCCGCAGTGGTCACGGACACAGTGACGTTCTCGTCCAGCTGGACGGACACGAGCAGCCGACACTCTATTCAGATGTCACTCGGGCCGGCAAATTTGACGTCGTCAGCGATGCCAGTCCTTCACCTTCCCAGTTGACACTGGGCGCCAGGGTGTGTCTCCGTGTCGACGATCATCCGCAGTTGTCCGTCTTTGTCGAAGGCGTCATCTGCCAAATATCCAGTAAACCTATACAGTACCTCGTTCGGACCATCGGACAAAATCCGGACGTCGAGCGTTGGATCACCCGACCGTCTCTCCGTCTCCTACAACCCCCATGGTGGGAAGAGTTGGAAAACGGACCTGAACCTTCATCCACGCCGGTACCCATACCGCCGCCAGCAACAGAAACTTATCAGCCAGATCCAGCAGTTGTCGTCAACCGAGTCGAttatcatcaccaccaccagcaacagcagcacgccGACAGTTATCACTCGTCTCGTCCACCGTCCACCGGTCCGCCGGTGGAAGTCCATCTGGAGGCTATCCATCCCAACACTGATGCCTTGGTGGTGACGACGACTCAGAGCGCCCATTCCAGCGGCAGTGAAGAGCTTCTGCCTAGCCAGGCCGCTGGCCGGCCCGCCTTTCACGAGTACGACTACGGCGGTGAGAGTGACGAAGATTTGAAACGTGAGGACATCACCTTCCATTCAGAATCGGGATACACGGTGGCTGGACGCTCGCTTTCGTTGACGCCAGGAGCGTTGGCAGATGGCGTGGGAGGCGGCATTGATGGCAAATTCTCCGGAAGCAGCGGAAGCAAGCGGAGTAGCATGCAGAGTCGCGGGAGCAGTTGCAGCATACTCGATCCGTCTCCGGGCGGTAGTTTGACTCCTCGTTCCCAGCCGACGACGCCCAGTCCTTTCCCGGGCGCCCGCTCTCTCACTGGAACGCCGCAAAAGTATAAAAAGGGCGACGTTGTGGCCGGTCCTAGCGGCATCCGCAAAAAGTTCAACGGCAAACAATGGCGCCGCCTCTGCTCCAAGGAGGGCTGCAACAAGGAGTCGCAGCGGAGGGGCTACTGCTCGAGGCACCTGAGCATCAAAGGCAAAAGCCTGCGCTCCTCTGGTGGCGCAGGTGCTTCCTCGTCCAGTCTCGGCGGCCTAACGTTCCCATCAGGTGGCAACAAGGCGTTCACCAAGGACGGCCAGGAGATGGACTGGGAGGAAACGCTCTCGCGGGACTCTGTTGAGCCGTCTCCCTCGGGCAGCTACAGCACGAGCAACAGCACGCCGACGGCCGAATCTGGATTGCAGCGATCCCTCAGGATCGGTGGAGGAGCTTTGATTGCCGGCAGCAGTGGCGGAAGGGACGGCCTGTCTTTGGAGGAAACGGAAGCGGCCAACATGTTAGTTTCGCTCAGCAATTCGCGCTCAACTACGCCGGCCACTCATTACGGACTGGCCACGGATCTCTCGTCAACATCGCGACTCCTTCAATCGCCGCCAAACTCTCACGTCCTGACGGTTGGCATGCGCCACAATTTGTTTCTGCCCATTTCTCAGCCGACTGCCACTAGCACGGCCGCCTTGTCCACTTCGATGGGATTCCATCGCAGCCAGTTGGGGTCTTATTCGCATTGTAAAGAGCAACCCATTATCCGGCCGGTAGGCCACTCGACCCCCAGGGCCATTATTCCGTCTCTCGCTTCctatcaccaccaccacccactgCACCAGCATCCAGGAGTTATCCGGCCGGAATCACAGCGGCCCGGTTTAATTCCCGCTTCGTCTACTACTACGAGTGTCATCAGGATCTCGCCGACCACCCAACACATggctcaacaacaacatccggtCAGCTTTACACCACCTATCGTCGCCAGTCAAGCTCAGAGTAATCAGTCGCCCTCGTCGTACCCGTTGAAtttgcagcaacaacaccaacaccaGTCGTTTCACCATAATATGATGGATGGATCTTCTACCACGTCGCCAGGACAGTATCAACAGCAAACTGGCGAGGAAGCAGCCAAACTGTGGTACAGACAAAAACATCAGTCGGGTCAACAACAAGGTGGTCCTCCGCTGCTTCATCAAGCCCTGACGGGCAATGCTCACTcacaccaacagcagcagcaacggtcTTCGACGTTGACGGTGATTCAAACTGGACACAACCAACAGGGCGGATTGTCGACATCCAGTGGAGTCCTGATCGCCCCCAGCAACGTTCCGCTTAACCTTCATGTAGGCAAGAGCAACGCGGCCCTTCATCAGCCTTCGTCGGGCGGACAGTCGAGTTATTCCATCATCAGTCTAGTGCAACCGGAATCATCGACTCctgcccatcatcatcagcagtccaaccaccagcagcagcatgtcGGAGCTGAAGATCATTTTCAAGCCACTGCTATCCGTCCGGCGCCGTTATATTACTTGATCCCATCGAAAAGTCTAGTAGAcaatcctcctccttcttcatcCGCTCACGTGTCTGTCCGATCTAATAACGGCAACAACCAGAACGAGGAGGAAGACGGCCGACCAGGTATTATCAAATCATCTGCGTTGAAAGGAGCGTCGAAAAAGGAACGATCCGCTTCCCCAGCCGCTGtcaatcagcagcagcagcagtggtggtctcagcagcagcagcagaatcCGGCCCGGAACGGCCTCAATTCCACTCGAGTGGGTGGTGTTTCAGCTTTCCAGTCTGTGTCTGCCGAGAAGCCGGGCCACAACGAAATGGGCCCCCATAAGCGCGAGGAAAACGGTTTGAAACCGTCGCTAGATTCTTCATCGACTACAG cagcagcagcagcagcgccattGGTGAACCTTGAaaacggcggcggtggcggtcGGGTAGCGTCTAGGGAATCGGTGGGTGAACGGCGCCGTTCATCCGTCACGCAAGATCTGACCGAGTACACCTACTCTGTCGCCGGGGAACCAGATGCCGAGgttgccgacgacgacgacgtctttGAAATGGAAGCCGCtggcggcggaggaggcgaGCCGGTTGCGCCTGGAAACAGttccggaggaggaggaggaggaggtgtgGGAGGGACTTTGAGCGAAGCGAAACGCCGCACTCAGTCGTTGGGATCCTTGACAGGAGAACCTAAAAGCCCACGCAAG gcaaaagaaaaagatcacgTTCGACGGCCCATGAATGCCTTCATGATCTTCAGCAAGAGACACCGAGCCCTGGTTCACCAGCGCCATCCCAATCAGGACAATCGAACTGTTTCCAAGATTCTCGGCGAATGGTGGTATTCCTTGGGGCCacaggagaaacaaaaataccaTGATCTAGCTTTTCAg GTTAAAGAAGCTCATTTTAAAGCCCATCCGGAATGGAAGTGGTGCAGTAAAGATCGACGCAAATCTGGATCGACCAGTTCGTCCAAAGGCGATAGCAAGGAGCCCCGTGGTACACTTGGCTCCACCGGAGACTTGTCGGCGGAAGAACCTAAAGTTGATCCGCCTGTTGTTCCACAATCTCATCTTTCATCGGTCATGGGACCACCTTCTGCTGAATCAACTCTTAATCTCAATGGACATCAG aCAAAAGCCAACAAACTTCGTCGCCAGGCGCTGAGTGAAGATCTTTCCGATGACGATCGCATG GTTATTTGCGAGGAAACAGCTGAGCCTACTGGACCTGAAATCGACCTCCAGTGTCGTGAACATGTTGTCTCTGACACGGAATCAGAAGCTGAAAACCAGTGCGACGTGCCCACCAGTACTCCCTCACTGATGCAGCGGGAGCCGGCAGTCTTTCCTCAGCAACCGTTTGGCAGTCCATCTTCCATGGGGCCAAATAACTCTGAAGTTACTCATCGTCCTAAAGCCATTAAAGCCAA aCCGGCTCCTTTATTTGAGGGCGACCCTAGGCCGGTTGCGTCCGACTTGTTCACCGGAGCACCCAGTGGTCCAGTCGGCCCCCAGATTTTTCATCCAACGGGAGGAGCGTTCAAGAGCATGCCGTCGCCTAAAGTGACGTTTCATCCATCCTTTGAATTTCCCAAGTCTAGTCCCAAAGATGCGAAAGAAGACGGGAAAAGGTGGCCGGGATCTGTGCCCAGCAGTCCAGTCACCAAAGAAGACCCCACCATCGAAACCAAACGACCGAAAACCCCTCCGCACTCGTCGAGCGGGATTTATCCGACCCTCGGTCCGTATTTCGGGCAGTATGACAATATGATGCACTCTCCATTTTACCGTCCGGGACCGTCCAACGTTTCTCACGGCTTACCTATTTCGAGTGGTTATGCTCAGTCAACAATGGTGATCCCTTCCGGACCTTCTTATACCTCCATGTCCAACAAACATCAGCTGCAAGCTGGATTCTACCCTCCTCCGCACGCGCTTTCAGTTCGCCCCACAACTTCCCAGCACGAGCAGACCTACGTGTCGGCTGCCGCCCAGCAAAATCAACAGAATCACGTCACTCCCACTTGGTCGTTGAAGCCGTCGGTGATTGTCAGCAAGGCTCCTTCGTCGGGACCAACCAGTAGTGGAAATCATTCTTTACCTCCAGCTGGAAGCATTTCCAACGGGACTCCTATTCGACCGCCTTCACGTGAACCGATCCCGACATCTTCATCGGCTCCTCCGTGTTACACAGTCATGAACATGAAGTCAGGAACGCTGTGCGGCACACTGACTCCTGTTACCCTGAATGATTTGTCGAGGCCCGCTCGAATCAAGGCCGTCACTGCGACTATTCCGGTGGCCAGTGAGATGGAGTACGCCCAGCCTGCGTCCAGTCCCAACACcagccacaacaacagcaacagcagcgcgTCGAGACAGAGCAGCACTCCCAGCACGCCCAGTACGCCCGGCGTTTTGACTCATCCGAGCGATCCACCTGGATTGATGCCTCCTCCGGAATTgccgaaatttgttttggcgCCGACTCCTGCTCAGTTGGGCAGGGCTCCTTTCCAGCGTAGGCAATCGTCAACTCAGCCTCTGTCGCCATCGGGATCGTCTTCTCACAGTGGTGAAGAGGAACCGATCAGTCCAGGCGGTGGATTTGGATCGGCTCCTCTGTGCAGTCCAACTGTCGGGTCAGCCGTCGTTTCCGGAGGTTTTACAATTCCCACATCGACACCTTCGACCCCTAGCGTGCCACCTTCTCCAAGTCAACACAGCGCACAACAAGCTGCCGCCAAGAAGAATATGTTTAAACGAACCAAAGATGATGGGATGGACaa GGTGTTGGAGCAAGTGAATTTCGACGAGAAATTTTCCCACCTGCCGGAATTCAATCCCGCTGATTGCCAATCACCGAGTGCTCTTTCATTACCATCCAGCCCGCGAGTGTTCGTGCAAAACTATCGTCGAAAGCGAGTCGCTTCGA caacggaagaagaaggagattCTGACGTGTCAAACACAAGTGCTACACCGCAGTCTGGAGCTGTTGTAGGACACAAGTTTTTTGGGCCAGACTTTAGTCTGGATGCTTTCAAAG CCGAAGGTAATGAGGGAGACGTCTGCCTGTCTCCCGGTACTCCGAAAACCCCGGCCACAGGAAAGGAAAGTGCAGAGAAAAACTTTTCCTCGTTAAGAAGAATCTTGGATCAAAGAAGACAGTTGGTGATTCAACTTTTCCAAGAGCATGGTTTCTTCCCATCGACACAGGCAACCAGTCTTTTCCAG GCACTGCACCACGATACTTTTCCAACTAAACAGTGTCTCCAATTGAAAATTCGCGAGGTTCGCCAGAAAATGATGGCAcagactactactactactacaccggcTAGCGGCAATAATGTGGCTCCCCCCAATGTTTCTGGTGGCAACAACAATAATGCCTCGGGATTcagtggtggtggcggtggatCGAACGAGGTAATCGATGGCGAAGGGAGTGAAACGATCGATTTGGCCCAGGCTGCTGATGCAGGCTGTTAG